From the genome of Ignavibacteria bacterium:
GAAATGGCTAATTTTATGATTCTTTCCGGACCGAATCAATCAACAAATATGCAATGGGTGAACGGACGAGTTTCGCAATCGGTTTCGTTCACATACATTTTGCAACCTCGTGATGTTGGAAAGTTTTCGATTCCTTCTGCAACAATAAACGTCGGTGGAAAAAATTTACAAACACAACCGATTTCGATTGAAGTTACCAAAGGTGCGCCGCCGCAAAAGAAACAGCAAAATCAACAAGACCAAAACGCAAGCGTCGAGCAACAAATCAGAGATAATCTTTTTTTACGCGCGGTTGTTGATAAGGCAAAAGTTTTTCAGGGAGAACAAATTACCGTTACGTGGAAAGTGTACACACGCGTGAATATTGTGAATTATCAACTTTCCAAGCAAGCATCAATCCCCAATGCATGGACGGAAGATTTGGAAATTGCGCAACAAGTTTCTTTGACACGCGAAGTATATGAAGGAAAACAATGGAACGTTGGCGTGTTGAAGAAGACGGCAATTTTTCCAACGCAAAGCGGGACGATGGAAATCAATCCGCTTGAAGTGGAATGTGTTGTGCAAGTGCAGTTGCGACGACAGTCGAATAATCCGTTCGACCAATTTTTCAACGACCCGTTTTTTGGTAATGTGCAAAACGTGAATTACAAAACCGCATCCCAAAAACTAAAAATCGAAGTAATGCCCTTGCCACAAAATGCGCCGACTTCATTTAAAGGAAACGTTGGCGTGTTCAAAATGGATGCGCAAGTAACGAAAGACAACGTGCAAACGAATGAAGCGGTTTCACTCAAAATAAAAATCAGCGGAACGGGAAATGTTCGTTTGATTGAATCGCCGAACGTTGTTCTACCAAATGATTTTCAAAAATTTGACCCGAAGACAAACGAAGACGTGAATCGCAAAGGAGATATTGTTTCGGGAACAAAAGCGTTTGAGTACATAATGATTCCGCGTTTCCCCGGAAAGAAAACCGTTGCGCCGTTTGAGTTTTCTTATTTCGATACAAAGAAAAAAGATTATGTGCGTTTGATTTCACCGCAATTCGATTTGCATGTAGAAGGAAAA
Proteins encoded in this window:
- a CDS encoding protein BatD, with the translated sequence MPILHFKFYILHLKKLRMTNDKLLKTVIGHWSLVICFCLLYALCSPLSAFAQNFSASVDKNVVQQGEQFTLTLSLEGSSSASNLRLPEMANFMILSGPNQSTNMQWVNGRVSQSVSFTYILQPRDVGKFSIPSATINVGGKNLQTQPISIEVTKGAPPQKKQQNQQDQNASVEQQIRDNLFLRAVVDKAKVFQGEQITVTWKVYTRVNIVNYQLSKQASIPNAWTEDLEIAQQVSLTREVYEGKQWNVGVLKKTAIFPTQSGTMEINPLEVECVVQVQLRRQSNNPFDQFFNDPFFGNVQNVNYKTASQKLKIEVMPLPQNAPTSFKGNVGVFKMDAQVTKDNVQTNEAVSLKIKISGTGNVRLIESPNVVLPNDFQKFDPKTNEDVNRKGDIVSGTKAFEYIMIPRFPGKKTVAPFEFSYFDTKKKDYVRLISPQFDLHVEGKATEQVSSNISSLSKENVALLNKDIRFIKTSSGSFSQRGMYFYQTPMFLASLALPFFSFVAFVVLQQRRIKMNADLVSLRSRKASKVADKRLNAANQFFKQQKKEEFYAEVSRALWGFVGDKFAIPQAGISMENVLQKLLEKNVAEDVRMKFKQTIEQCEFARYAPSTDVSAEMERTYSEAKTTIESLEKIV